The Candidatus Methanomethylophilaceae archaeon genome contains a region encoding:
- the cobD gene encoding cobalamin biosynthesis protein CobD, translated as MPLWVDAIAVVVLAVLIDRFVGELPNSVHPLRWMGNILGAIDRHVKNRASHFATTVGFLSYLLVFALFCSIALIITTLVRFAFSLWDPLAGEIAWIVATAFISKITFAVFSFRHHCDPIRADLDAGKVEDAAAKVQMIVSRNTKGMDAEHIASSCCETVSENLVDSVYSPAFYFGLFGLPGAIMFRCANLMDAMWGYLNDKYANIGHFPARFDDVLGFLTSRVSPYFVALAGYLLRMDWRAAVPAAKAEHTKTPSPNSGWSMTAVAAVLGISMEKKGVYVMGTGPMPSTDDVRRCLRLVELSSLLFIFTVALVLYAIIGIHVQGLFESLFYKIWEAIL; from the coding sequence ATGCCATTGTGGGTCGATGCAATCGCAGTTGTGGTTTTGGCGGTCCTGATAGACCGTTTCGTAGGCGAGCTGCCCAATTCGGTCCACCCCCTCAGATGGATGGGAAACATCCTCGGCGCGATAGACAGGCACGTCAAAAACAGGGCATCCCATTTCGCCACGACCGTCGGATTTCTGTCGTATCTGCTCGTGTTCGCGCTTTTCTGTTCGATAGCGCTCATAATAACGACTCTCGTCCGCTTCGCATTCTCTCTTTGGGACCCTTTGGCGGGGGAGATCGCTTGGATCGTGGCTACTGCCTTCATATCCAAGATAACCTTCGCGGTTTTTTCGTTCAGGCACCATTGCGATCCCATAAGGGCCGATCTGGACGCCGGAAAAGTGGAGGACGCCGCCGCGAAGGTCCAGATGATAGTGAGCAGGAACACCAAGGGCATGGACGCGGAGCATATTGCTTCCTCCTGCTGCGAGACCGTCTCCGAGAATCTGGTGGACAGCGTCTATTCGCCCGCGTTCTATTTCGGCCTGTTCGGGCTTCCGGGGGCGATAATGTTCCGCTGCGCCAATCTGATGGATGCGATGTGGGGCTATCTCAACGATAAATACGCCAACATCGGGCATTTCCCGGCGAGATTCGATGACGTCCTGGGTTTCCTGACGTCCAGAGTATCGCCATATTTCGTCGCTCTCGCAGGCTATCTGCTCAGGATGGACTGGAGGGCCGCCGTTCCTGCCGCCAAGGCGGAGCATACGAAAACGCCTAGCCCCAACAGCGGCTGGTCGATGACCGCGGTGGCCGCCGTTTTGGGCATAAGCATGGAGAAGAAAGGGGTCTACGTCATGGGAACCGGCCCGATGCCGTCTACGGACGATGTCAGGCGCTGCCTGAGGCTCGTGGAGCTTTCGTCTCTTCTTTTCATTTTCACAGTCGCTCTGGTTCTTTATGCCATTATCGGCATACATGTCCAGGGATTGTTCGAATCGCTGTTCTATAAGATTTGGGAGGCAATTTTGTGA